The Candidatus Effluviviaceae Genus I sp. genome segment CGACAGGCCCTTCTGCTCAAGGACCTTCGTGATCGCCGCCGTCAGCGTCGTCTTCCCGTGGTCCACGTGCCCGATCGTCCCCACGTTGATGTGAGGCTTCGTCCGCTCGAACTTCTGCTTCGCCATCGGTCCCTCCGTAGGGGATACATCGTCCTTCATCGACCCAGCGGCGCAGGCCCCGCAACTCGACGTGGGGAGAGCGCTGGGATGGAGCCCACGACCGGGATTGAACCGGTGACCTCATCCTTACCAAGGATGCGCTCTGCCAACTGAGCTACGTGGGCGCCTCACACATCTCAAGCCGGCGCCCGCCGGCCGCGCAATGGCCGTCCGACGAGTCTATCAAGGCGCCCCGCAGCCGTCAAGCCCACAGCTCGAGAGCGGGTCTGTTCTCTGGAGCGGGAAACGGGATTCGAACCCGCGACCCTCAGCTTGGAAGGCTGACGCTCTAGCCAGCTGAGCTATTCCCGCGCGTTCCAGCAAGCGATCCCAAAGAACCGGTCCCTGATGGTGGGGAGGGGAGGATTCGAACCTCCGAAGGCTTCGCCGACAGATTTACAGTCTGTTCCCTTTGACCACTCGGGAACCTCCCCGATCCTCACCGCCCCGCGCTGCGTGTCTCGCCCGCGCGGACTTCTCATCCGTCTGTCTGGAGCTGGCGAGAGGAATCGAACCCCCAACCCCCTCATTACAAGTGAGGCGCTCTACCATTGAGCTACGCCAGCTTGGGTGCGTACAGCACCGCCGCTGGCGGTGCTGTTCGGGGCCGCCAGCTGCAAACGCAAAAGGTTATCCCGCTTCGGATGGGCTGTCAACGGAAAACTCGGGGCGACGCACAACGGGGTTGGCGACCGAAAGTCACTATTTGACTGCGCGTGCCACGGGGCCCGCCGGTGTGTCCTCGATGCTGTAGCCCGCGGCCTCCACCTCCGCCCTGATCGCATCGGCCCGCGCCCAGTCCTTCAAGCGGCGCGCCTCCACCCGCTCCCTGATGAGTTGCGTGACGCACTCCGGCACTTCCGCGGCCTCCCCGCGCACGCCCTCGAGGAGCCCCAGGATGCCCAGAAGCTCCCGCAGGACCGCTCGGTCCGCGCGCAGGCTCGCAGGAGCGGCCCCCCCGTCCACCTCCTGGTTCAGCGCGCGCACAAGGTCGAACAGGTGCCCGATGGCCTGCGCCGTGTTGAGATCATCGTCCATCGCTTCGAGGAACCGCCCGCGCGCGCTCGCGACGGCCGGTGATGCCTGGCTGGCGACCGCCCCCTCCCCTTCGGTGCCCGCGACCCGAGTGAGCGTGCGGAACAGGTTCTCGAATCGCTCCACGGCCGTGCGGGCCTCCGCGAGCCTCTCCTCCGAGAACTCGATCTCCGAACGGTAGTACGTCGAGAGCAAGTAGAACCGCACGACGTCCGCCGGAAACCGCTCTGAGATCTCGGCCATCGTCCGGAAGTGCCCCGTCGACTTGGACATCTTCTCGCCTGTCAGGTTCACGAGGCCGTGGTGGACCCAGTGATTGACGTAGGGCTTCCCGGTCGCCGCCTCGGACTGCGCGACCTCGTTCTCGTGGTGGGGGAAGATGAGCTCCGTACCGCCGCCGTGGATGTCGAAGTGCTCACCGAGGTACTTCATCGACATCGCGGAGCACTCGATGTGCCATCCGGGGCGGCCGTTGCCCCACGGGCTCGGCCAGCTCGGTTCGCCATCTTTCGCGGCCTTCCAGACTGCGAAGTCCTCGGGATGCCGCTTCCGCTCGTCGGACTCGACGCGCTCGCTCGCGCCGGCGATGAGGTCATCGAGGTTCCGCTTCGAGAGCTTGCCGTAACCCGGCCACTTCCTCACCTCGAAGTACACGCA includes the following:
- the tuf gene encoding elongation factor Tu (EF-Tu; promotes GTP-dependent binding of aminoacyl-tRNA to the A-site of ribosomes during protein biosynthesis; when the tRNA anticodon matches the mRNA codon, GTP hydrolysis results; the inactive EF-Tu-GDP leaves the ribosome and release of GDP is promoted by elongation factor Ts; many prokaryotes have two copies of the gene encoding EF-Tu); the encoded protein is MAKQKFERTKPHINVGTIGHVDHGKTTLTAAITKVLEQKGLS
- a CDS encoding cysteine--tRNA ligase; its protein translation is MMLRIYDTMAGKKKDFVPVREGKVSMYFCGLTVQSEPHVGHMRVAIVADVFKRYLTFKGYDVTFCVNFTDIDDKIIEKATAEGVPYTEIARRNIDRFMEFLSFLGARPADHYPRATAHIPEIIAMVQRLIERGVAYESGGCVYFEVRKWPGYGKLSKRNLDDLIAGASERVESDERKRHPEDFAVWKAAKDGEPSWPSPWGNGRPGWHIECSAMSMKYLGEHFDIHGGGTELIFPHHENEVAQSEAATGKPYVNHWVHHGLVNLTGEKMSKSTGHFRTMAEISERFPADVVRFYLLSTYYRSEIEFSEERLAEARTAVERFENLFRTLTRVAGTEGEGAVASQASPAVASARGRFLEAMDDDLNTAQAIGHLFDLVRALNQEVDGGAAPASLRADRAVLRELLGILGLLEGVRGEAAEVPECVTQLIRERVEARRLKDWARADAIRAEVEAAGYSIEDTPAGPVARAVK